The DNA region GGGGACCGGCAGGCGTGGCCGTCGATCACACGAGCGCTGCTGTCCGACGCCGACGACGAGGTGGCGCGGAGTGCCTGGCGGGCCGCGGTCGTGCTCGTGCCGGAAGGTGAGGCGTCCGCGTTGGCCACGGTGTTGGCGACGCAGCTCGGGCGCGGTGGGCGGGAGACGCAGCTGAGTCTCAGCCGGGCGCTGGTCACGCTGGGTGAAGTGATTGTGCCGGTTCTGCGTGCTGCGACGACGGCGTCCGACCCGCGGGTGTGCGCGCACGCGCTCGCCACCCAACGGTTGCTTCGTGAGCCGGACGCCGGATTCGAGTGCGCGATCGAGGAGGCCAAGCGCGTCGTGGCCCTCGGCGGGTCCGGTCAGGAGGGAGGATAGGGCGTGTTGATCGGTGAGGTGGCACGACGGTCCGGGGTCAGTGCCCGCATGCTCAGGCATTACGAGTCGCTCGGCCTGGTGCGGCCTTCGGGTCGTACGGGCTCCGGTTATCGGGAGTACTCCGGGAAGGACCTCCGGCGGATCTTCCATATCGAGAGCCTGCGGTCGCTGGGGCTGTCGCTGCGTGAGATCGGGCGCGCGCTCGAAGATCCCGGCTTCACGCCTTCCGCTCTCGTCGGCGACCTCGTCCGTCGGACGCGCGAACGCATCGCGGCGGAGAGTGAGCTGCTCACGCGGCTGCGCCGGATCGATGCCACGGACCCCGCCGGCTGGGAGGACGTCCTCCAGGTCGTCGCGCTCCTCCAGGCGTTGGGGTCCAAGAGCGCCAACGCGCGCCAGCGGGCGGCTCTTTCCTCGGCCGACGAGGTCGTGGTTCCGGTGGAGGCCCTGGTCGAGGCGGCACTTGGTGAGGCGGAGCCGACCGTCGCGGGGGCCCTTCGGTGGGCGCTGGCGCGATCGGGCGACGGTGGCCCGGAACTGCTGGCGGAGGGCCTCGGCTCACCGGTGGCCGCGGTACGGGAACGTGCCGTTCAGTGCCTCGCCGAGCTGCCCGGTGACGAGGCCACCGCGCAGCTGCGGGAGGCTCTCGTGAATCCCGACGTCGTGGTCCGCGGATACGCGGCTTTGGCTCTCGGGACGCGTGGAGTGGTCGATGTGGTTCCGACGCTCATCGACATGATCGTGGAGGGAAGGAACGACACCGATGCGGCCGATGCGCTGAGCGTGCTGTCCAGTGACGAGGCGACGGCGGACCGGATCGCGACCGGGCTCGTCGACCGGATCGCCCACGGCACCACCGGGGCGCCTGCGCGCGGACGGCTGACCCAGGCGTTGGCGGGCATCCCGGGGGCGACGGCCTCGCATGCCCTCGTGGAGCTGTCGCATGACGGGGAGCGTGCCGTCGCGCTGACCGCGGCGTACCTTCTCCAGCTTCGCGACACACGGTGACGGATCTCTCCCAGGGTGCGTACGCGACCTCGAAGGACCCCGGTCGGTGGAAGGTCCAGGCTGCACGACCGGCGCTCCGTGACGGGAGCCGTACCTCCGGCGTGCGCGGTGCGTGCGGGGCGGGGGCGGTGGCCGGTCTCGATGAGAGCCAGGCCGGCTGGGCTCAGGGCGACCAGACATACGGTGTCGTCGTGGTGACCGTGTGCAGGCCGAGGCGGGTGAGGATCGGGGCGCTGTCGGCTGAGGCGTCGACGTAGACGTAGGGGACGTCGCGGGCAGCGGCGAGTTGGGCCCGGTGGGCGACCATGGCCCGGTAGATGCCCTGTCCGCGCCATTCCTCGAGTGTTGAGCCGCCCCAGAGGCCGCCGAAGTCGACGCCGTCCTTGAACACCAGCCAAGCGGCGCAGACGACTTCGGTGCGTGTCTCGGCGACGAGTACCACGATGTCTTCGGGGGCGTTCTCGATCCGGGCGGCCAGGTCGTCGGCGAGCCGATCCCAGTTCTCGCCCCAGACGGTGCTCTCCATAGCGGCGATGCGCCGGAGGTCTGGTCC from Streptomyces sp. NBC_01754 includes:
- a CDS encoding HEAT repeat domain-containing protein, with protein sequence MAVTGQDTDTVRALRALEDSRSSVRLRAALAVGTTPDPGFVGKLVERCAAEPEFFVRDMLTWALTRHPVSLTLPELLREVRSERAQARSQALHTLSKIGDRQAWPSITRALLSDADDEVARSAWRAAVVLVPEGEASALATVLATQLGRGGRETQLSLSRALVTLGEVIVPVLRAATTASDPRVCAHALATQRLLREPDAGFECAIEEAKRVVALGGSGQEGG
- a CDS encoding MerR family transcriptional regulator, whose translation is MLIGEVARRSGVSARMLRHYESLGLVRPSGRTGSGYREYSGKDLRRIFHIESLRSLGLSLREIGRALEDPGFTPSALVGDLVRRTRERIAAESELLTRLRRIDATDPAGWEDVLQVVALLQALGSKSANARQRAALSSADEVVVPVEALVEAALGEAEPTVAGALRWALARSGDGGPELLAEGLGSPVAAVRERAVQCLAELPGDEATAQLREALVNPDVVVRGYAALALGTRGVVDVVPTLIDMIVEGRNDTDAADALSVLSSDEATADRIATGLVDRIAHGTTGAPARGRLTQALAGIPGATASHALVELSHDGERAVALTAAYLLQLRDTR